Genomic window (Salvelinus fontinalis isolate EN_2023a chromosome 3, ASM2944872v1, whole genome shotgun sequence):
TAACCCCTCCACCACAACCAGACCCAGCCAGGAATAACCCCTACAATATTTAACCCCTCCACCACAACCAGACCCAGTCAGGAATAACCCCTATAATATCTAACCCATCTACCATGACCAGACCCAGTCAGGAATAACCCCTATAATATCTAACCCATCCACCATGACTAGACCCAGTCAGGAATAACCCCTATAATACCCAACCCTTCCACCATGACTAGACCCAGTCAGGAATAACCCCTATAATACCCAACCCTTCCACCATGACTAGACCCAGTCAGGAATAACCCCTATAATACTCAACCCTTCCACCATGACCAGACCCAGTCAGGAATAACCCCTACAATATCTAACCCTTCCACCATGACTAGACCCAGTCAGGAATAACCCCTATAATACCCAACCCTTCCACCATGACCAGACCCAGTCAGGAATAACCCCTACAATATCTAATCCATAGGCATTTCATGTAGATCAAAAATAGTTGGATGATGTAAATAATATGGTTGTAGGTCCATCTGGTTCTCTAGTAGGCTTGTATTGATGAATCATTACACCAATATCATTACACCAACAGAATCCTTTCAGATTCACACCAGTGCTCAGAATGTAGGAGCTAGTGGTTGTTTTTGGACCAGGCCAGTCTTTCTTTGTGCTCCCCTCCTACTCTGTTAGATCCAGTGGGGGACTTCCTGTCTGCTGACTAGCTCTTCCAAAGAAGaaaatgtgatatatatatatatatatatatgatgtaaagaatatggttgtttttatatatataaatatatatatatatatatatatatatatatatatatatttatatatatatatatatatatcgtatCACTGCTTGAGTAAACATTTGAGATCAACTTCTTATTAAACGTATTAAACATTTTCCTGTTTGTTTTCCCGGCTGGCTTGTGTGCAGGAACGTGCTGAGTCTTGTCCAGAGTGATATCAGGGGGACCCACTTGAATGCATGCCTCTGAAAGGGTTTGATCTAGTTGATCCTGTCAGATAACTATCTTCAATGACAATCTGAGTTGTATGTATGTCAGCTGTCTCTTTTGTTATTTCATTAAGTTACACAGGACTCCTCTCAGTCAAATTCCGAGGCAACTTTCTGCCTTATGAAAAAATTGCTTGGAGCTGATGATGTCATGGAAACTCAAAAGTTATCTGACACTTATATGACCTGTCGTGGGAGGAAAATGCTGAGGCTGTATTGGACGGATTCTGGAcctcacaaagagagagagagagagtctgtgtatGAGTACACTGTGTATGTTTAATGTGTTTTACAAGGATATTTGAATAGTTACATCCATGCAGCTGATTCTGAAACTTCCTATTCCTTTAGTCAGATTTTCTCCCACATAAGCCACTTGGCTCAAGAGGGCTAATCACCATCGCTCACTACAATCTTCATGAAACAATTACAATGGTTTCCACTAAAAGCATGAACAGTATGCCATAACACCTATGGTATTAGACATCAACATAGTGCTTGGCTAGTCTGGAGTGCTCCAAACTAATGGTTAAAGTTACAAGTCAAGCATGGCATTTTATCTGATCCACAGCTTTTTTCAACACATGGCAATGTTTCCAAAAGGCAGCCTAGGCGTCTCCTTGTTCCTGCCCATAGAAAAGAGAAGTAATCTGTTCTTACTTTGAGGCTTCTGGAGGTCGGCGAGGGTTTAGCGGGAGACGAATCAGTGGATGACTTTCTTGTGCGTGGCTGATCCTTTGCGTTGCGGGGGGAGAGATGAGATGACATCGCTGCAGGCTACTCTCCACGGCATGAGGTTCAAGTGGGGTCCAGAGGTCCAGTCCAACCAACTTGATTCCAAAAGTCTACTGCATGAACAATCCAGTGACACACAGTTAAAATCCCTGTGATGTGAATGAAGGTGGTGAAGGGATAGAGTCAGGAGTGTGATCAAAATAATAGAGTTCTAATGATACAGAAATAGCTGTGGTCAGGAGTGTGATCTCACTCCAAGTGATGTTTAGTGATCCTGAGATGAGATGAGTGGAAGGTGAGTAGCAAAAGGGAGGGCgatgtggaggaggaagagggtgggCGCTGGGCGGTGCTGTAGACTGTATGGGGAGGGACACTGCCTGGGACTTGACAGCAGTGCCGCTAATGAGAGCACTCTCTGGACTGTGGTGATTCAACAAAAATGAAAACATCAAAGTAAAGCACTCGGCTCTCATTCTGCCTGacagcctctcgctctctctctttctgcctcacagtctctctttccccctctttctttaATCACCCTTTGGTCTGAGCTATGGACTAATATGGATTTGTTGGACATTGGAATTTGTTATGAagataataaaaaaatgtaatccgtcttttttaaatctaatttcacAGCCTCACAAACATGGCTGCCAGTATTCCCTTATTAGTGGTGGCATTAtgcaacagcagagagagagaaggggtaggaGGGGATCTGGGGTGGGAGATATGGAGGGGTAGGAGGGGacctggagagaggggggttggggaggatcgggagagagggggtagaagggcatctggagagagggagagaggggggaaggaggggatCTGGAGAGGGAGATATGGAGGGGTAGGAGGGGacctggagagaggggggtaggggaggatcgggagagagggggggaggaggggatctggagaaagggagagaggggggaaggaggggatctggagaaagggagagaggggggaaggaggggatctggagaaagggagagagggggttaggAGGGGATCTGGAGAAAGGGAGACATGGGGGTAGGAGGGGAtctggagagggggagaagggggtaGGAGGGATCTGGAGCGAGGGAGCGGAGGGTAGGAGGGGATCTGGGAATGGGAGATAGGGGGGTAGGAGGGAAtctggagagggagaaggagggacctggagaaaaggagagagggggtaggagggatctagagaaaatgagagagagggtaggaggatatctggagagaggggatctggagacagggggagaggggggtaggaggggatctggagagagaaggggtaggaggggatctggagagagggggagagaaggggtagGAGGGGATCTGGAGAGCGGGGGAGAAGGGGacctagagagagggagagagaagacatAGGAGGGGATCTGGAGTGAGGAGGGTAGGAGGGGTAGGAGGGGAtctaaagagagagggaaagagaagtggTAGGAGGGGATCTGGAAACAGGGGGGTAGGAGGGGTAGGAAGGGaactggagagagggggtaggaggggacctggagagagggagagaggggggtagaaggggatctggagagagggggtagaagaatctggagagagtgagtgagggggtTAGGAGGGATCtggagagagggactgggggagCGGGGGGGTAGGAGGCATCTGGAGAAATAGGGGTAGGAGGGgatctggagagagggagagaggggggtaggagggatctggagaaagggagagagggggcaggagggatctggagaaagggagagaggggggtaggagggatctggagaaagggagagagtgggCAGGAGGGAtctggagaaagggagagagcggtagagaggatctggagagagggagagagcgggagagaggatctggagagagggagagaggggggtagtagggctctggagagagggagagggggtaggaatgggatctgcagagagggagagagagggtaggaggggaactgcagagagggagagagggggagagagggggataggaggggatctggagacagggggagagagaatggtAGGAGTGGATCtggagaaagggaaagggggggtagGAGGGATCTGGGGATctggagatagggagagaggggagagagtgggggtaGAGGGAAATGATGACAACAACAGGAAGTCATTTTGGCTGGGGCTCATAATCTCTACTTCCTTTGATTAGTGCTCCCCTGGTGGGTTAGTGGTCAGTGCCTGTCTAAGAATAACTTCTGGCTTCAGCATGCTATAAATACAATATACATACCTTATGGACAAATAATCACTATCTTCACTTTACAGAGAGGGGATATGACCATAATATTAAAGGTGACAATAGCAGAAATTATATTTCTGGCCTGAAATATTATAGCAAGCCATATAGCTATCTCTATCTAATCTCTTGTGGACATAATTACACAAGATTTTTGTCCTTGGTTAACCGAGATTAATATCTATCCAATGTTTTTGCTCAGAAAAGTGATATTTACAGTAATACCACTCCACAAGATTAATCAAGACAAACAGTGTCCATCACAGTTTAATCATGCACCAGGTTGGAAATCTATATTATCTAAACAGTATATGAAACTGAACATGTTGGCACCTTCTCCTGGTAATATTTTACTACCAGAACTGGGTGATAACATCAGAACTGTATGAAAAATTTTCGGTCACACTTTGTCACACAGTGAGGATGAgacactgacctgtagatactGCACCACCTGGTGGCATTATACAAAGTTTCCAAAGAGTTCACAAAAAGCCTGGCGGTAAAAGAACAGCATGTCCAGTACCAGACAGGGGAAACTCCAACCACATGTACAGCATGTCCAGTACCAGACAGGGGAAACTCCAACCACATGTACATGTCCAGTACCAGACAGGGGAAACTCCAACCACATGTACAGCATGTCCAGTACCAGACAGGGGAAACTCCAACCACATGTACATGTCCAGTACCAGACAGGGGAAACTCCAACCACATGTACAGCATGTCCAGTACCAGACAGGGGAAACTCCAACCACATGTACATGTCCAGTACCAGACAGGGGAAACTCCAACCACATGTACAGCATGTCCAGTACCAGACAGGGGAAACTCCAACCACATGTACATGTCCAGTACCAGACAGGGGAAACTCCAACCACATGTACAGCATGTCCAGTACCAGACAGGGGAAACTCCAACCACATGTACAGCATGTCCAGTACCAGACAGGGGAAACTCCAACCACATGTACAGCATGTCCAGTACCAGACAGGGGAAACTCCAACCACATGTACAGCATGTCCAGCACAGGGCTATGCTGTTCTCACAGCCATAGGCTAAGCCAACACCGTAAATAACCTTTGGGGAGAGGTTGTGAGAAGGTGTTTAGTTACAGATCACATTACAGTCAAGGGTTTCATTCCATTCTCTTTTAGACAGAGGCAAGCTTTTAGTTGCTCACATAAATGAACTAAAACCATGAGCTGAAGAATTATATTTTAACAGCTTTCTTGTAAATCGAGGTTTAAATCATTGTTAGGCTAATAGTTAACTACAACAAATAAGAGTACAGAAGCAGAGGTAAATAAATAAAGTATACACTTTTTTTATTAGAAAAGTACATCAATGACATCTGTGATGCAATTTGCAGGTTTGAAAATgtcacatctataacatgacagAAATAAAACAAGGCTCCATTAATAATCCCAGCTACTGAATGTAGGCTAGGTCAATAATATGGACAGTTAAGAACATGTATTTACATAAATCAAAACCAAATAAGAACACACATTTTGATTTACAACTTTTTAGTAAGTACATTTACAACTGAAACATTATCAAATAAGTTCATAACCAAGCTGGTAAGTGTTTGGGCCTTCTGTGGCTTTGCCAACAAATTGGAAAGTAGCTTTTGTCACTCATCTTAAAAACTGATGTTATTGCTCTGAAATTCCTATTTAAAAAGAGAACTGAAAACTTCAGACTGCTTACTTAGGTACAGACAACTGTTAACAGTTGGCCCTGACAGTCTTTATTTTTATCTGAAGTAGTCCTGTTGAACTTTAAAGACCCTGTATGAGGGTGTGGGTCTTGAGGAGTGGGTCCTCGATAGGCACGTGTCTTTATCTTTAGAAATATGTCTTTTATATTTCCATAAGACCTCGCCATTTTGGTCAAATGTAATTTAATTTCTGGCAATGCAGTAAAGTATGATTAATTAAAAAGGAAATGGCCCACGCTCGCTCACCATTAAAGACATACTGTATCATTATGTGCtatgctatggaaccctgacctgttcaccggacgtgctacctgtcccagacctgctgttttcaactctctagagaacgcaggagcggtagagatactcttaatgatcggctatgaaaagccaactgacatttactcctgaggtgctgacttgctgaactctcaacaactactgtgattattattatttgaccatgctggtcatttatgaacgtttgaacatcttggccatgttctgttataatctccacccggcacagccagaagaggactggccacccctcatagcctggttcctctctaggtttcttcctaggttttggcctttctagggagtttttcctagccaccgtgcttctacacctgcattgcttgctgtttggggttttaggctgagtttctgtacagcactttgagttatcagctgatgtacgaagggctatataaatacatttgatttgattttgatttgatttattcaaGCAACTATTAAAAATGTGACATTTCGACCTTCATCAATGACTTTCATCAGACAAATTATACAGAGGGAATGGACATGTACATATGGGCCCCTACGTCATCATTTTGTCAGGCTATTAATAGTtacttaaataaaataacatgtttCTAGCGGTGAGTTAGTGTTGCGCCTTTATCTTTTCAATGATTATCACATTTTTGTTAATGCACCACGCCTCATGTTGGTTGAGTGGCCTCCACTTCTTTCAAAACAGTAATGTTTCAATTGCCAAAATGTCTGCTCTAGCCATACCAGAGTCAGCAATGTGTGCCTGAACCTTTTCCTCCTCCTACCATAGCTCCTCAGGAGACCAGTCCTCTGGAAAGTCATTGTCATCATCAATCTCCTCTTCCTCGTCCTttggctcctcctcctccagttgcACTTCTGTGACACCATCTTCCAATGACTCCACTACAAATAGCTGTTCTTCAGGCTCCTCTGTCACTTCCTTTTCCACTGACACCTCCTGCTCCATTTCCTCCTCTTCAGCTTCCTGTTCCACTGCCTCCTCAGTAAAGTTCTCCTCTTCAGCTTCCTGTTTCACTGCCTTCTCAGTAACGTCCTCCTCTTCAGCTTCCTGTTCCACTGCCTCCTCAGTAACGTCCTCCTCTTCAGCTTCCTGTTCCACTGCCTCCTCAGTAACGTCCTCCTCTTCAGCTTCCTGTTTCACTGCCTCCTCAGTAACGTCCTCCTCTTCAGCTTCCTGTTCCACTGCCTCCTCAGTAACGTTCTCCTCTTCACCTTCCTGTTCCACTGCCTCCTCAGTAACGTCCTCCTCTTCAGCTTCCTGTTTCACTGCCTCTTCAGCAACGTCCTCCTCTTCAGCTTCCTGTTCCACTGCCTCCTCAGTAATGTCCTCCTCTTCCGCTTCCTGTTCCACTGCCTCCTCAGTAacgtcctcctctacctcctcctcagcaGGTTCTTCCTCTGTTACCTCATGCTCCCGTTCCGCCATTTCTGAGGCCTCTGCTGCCTCGGAGTCTACTTCCTCTTGGCTGAGTGGACCACCATTCACCAGCTAGAACACAGAGAACAATCTGTACTGTACATTCAAGAGGACACTCGAGCATGGGTCATCGTGTATGGTGTCTGAAAGAGTTACACACTTACAATGCGCCTCTCGAATATTAGTTATATATTAGTTTAACATTTTCAACCCTTTGTCGATAAAAGTATTTGCTTTTCTCTGATCATGCTAGtttggtgtttacagaacagagTGATCTATTAAGTCAACCTGAAGTAATACAATACTTGACTAACTTACTGTATGTGTCAGAAAGCAGATATAATTACTTTTGTAAGAGCACTGTGTGTAAGTCTACACTATAAGCCTCAAAACCATGATATGttctttcattaaaaaaaattgaaGATGAGGAATACTTAATTGTACATTTTCCTTGCAGTCCACGGATATAGACATATAATAATTAGCTGTGGTGGAAGTGGGGCCTACCTGGCTGTGAACAGCCTCCAGCTGCTTCTTGAGGTGGGAGTGCAGGCTCTGGGAGCTGATGTGCTGCTCATCCAGGGTCCTGGTCACTAACTGCAGCTGCTGCTCCAGAGCCTGGGCGTTCTTGGCCTGCCGTTCCTCCAGCAActccctgaaacacacagacagatagagactcAATGAGCCATAGAATATTAGAACCAACATTTGAACTGGTATATTTTATCTAAGCATGTGACCTGACCAAGAAAAACCCTTCTTCTGTCAGGAAAAGCTCCTGCCTATAGTCAAGACAAATAAATTACAGCCATCAAGTAACTTTCACTATTCATATAGCTAGTGAGTGAGTTCATGCATGAAGTTAATCATAAGATTCACAAAACCCAAGCTTACTTGATTTCACCCACTTCCTGGTGGTTGTTATGAAGCACTACCCTGTGAAGACTCAGAAACTCTCTCAGTTCCCTCTGCTCAGTGACCTGTCCCTCCAGCTGTGACGTCAAGCTGTCCACCGTAGACACCTGCCCGTCCAGCCTGGATTTGACATTGTCCACTGTGCTGGTCATCCGCGCCAAGCCCACTGCTAATGCAGAGTTGGAGCTCGAAACGGCCGCCACGCTCTCCTTGACCGAATCGAAGTCGTCGCTCTTGTTCTTCATCATGGCCTGCAGGGCTGCGGAGGAGATGGCTACCTGCTGGAACTCAGCCAGCCTGGTGTTCATCTCGTTGTGGAGTGCCCACAACTGGGATTTGAGGTCGATGCTCTTCAACTGCTCTGATGCTGTCAGGGTAACCTCCGCCTTTTGCTGGGCCTGTTTCTGAGCTGCCTCCAAAGCCAGTATCCTCTCCTCGATCAGACCTCCTGAGCTCATCTGGGCAGGGTTAAAAAACAGATATCGGTTAAAGCTTGTGTTGCAGGGAAACAAGATATAATCTTTATAGCAGATTTTGAGAAAGCATTTGATACGTCTAGAATTTGTTTATAAGTGCTTGAATTTCTTCAACTCTGGAGAGTCTCTCATAAGATGGGTAAAAGTCATGTACAACAAtcctaaataataataaataacggTTACTTATCTGAGAACTTTGAATTATCAAGAGGCGTAAAACAAGGTTGCCCTCTGTCACCATACCTATTTGTTTTGGCATTGAATTGTTAGATCTAATGAtaacattaacctgttgaggacagagggcgctgttttcactttgggggaaaatcgtgcccaatttaaatggcctcgtactcaattcctgctcgtacaatatgcatattattattactattggatagaaaacactctctagtttctaaaaccgtttgaattatatatgtgagtaaaacagaactcattttgcagcaaacttcctgacaggaagtggaaaatctgaaatcgatgctctgttctagggcctgcctataaatgtccttgatatttattagtatacatgcacttcatacgtcttccactagatgtcgacaggcagtgagagaagaaatggagtgtataacttgatctggggtcgaataaaagctcttggcatgacgtgtcaccagtttcctgttttctggagagcgcgcgagaagggacctggtattgccttctgaaaagctgtcgttatagacgactaatatctccggctttgattttatttgataaatctgacaatatcatcgtaaagtatgttttttcaatatagttttattagattattgaaatttattcgggacgttaggcgtgttgcgttgtgtgcctttgttcaggaaggagagcttcgcgctactttgctagctttccgtgctaattgactggagaagaggacattctaaaaccaaacaacgattgttctggacaaaggaccccttgtacaacattctgatggaagatcatcaaaaataggacccattttatgatgctatttcatatatctgtcgaacatgtgaaatagtagtttgcgcccagattttgggcactctctcgctataactaagctggatgtcgtaatgaagttatttttagaattctaacacggcgattgcattaagaactagtgtatctatcatttcctatacaacatgcattttctagtaacgtttatgaatagttatttggtcagaatagttgagtgtcataaaaatatccgcacattctgggaaaaagatgctacgttagcacaatgtataaccactgatttcagctctaaatatgcacattttcgaacaaaacataagtgtataacctgatgttataggactgtcatctgatgaaggtttatgaaggttagtgaaaatgaatatattttgctggtttattcgctatcgctaacgtgcctattgctatcgctaatgtgccttgatgaatgaatgcggtagtgtggtaggctattgtaggaagctaatataatgctatattgtgttttcgctgtaaaacacttaaaaaatttgaaatattggctggattcacaagatgtttgtctttaatttgctgtacaccatcgatttttcagaaatgttttatgatgagtatttaggtatttgacgttggtgtctgcaattactctggctgcttcggtgctatttctgacggtagctgtgatggtagctgcaatgtaaaactgatttatacctcaaatatgcacattttcgaagaaaacatatatttattgtataacatgttataagactgtcatctgatgaagttgtttcttggttagtttggttggttcttggttagttaggttggctttgtgcatgctacctgtgctgtgaaaaatatctgtccttttttgtatttggtggtgagctaacataaatatatgtggtgttttcgctgtaaaacattttaaaaatcggacatgttgactggattcacaagatgtgtatctttcatttgccatattggacttgttaatgtgtgaaagttaaatatttctcaaaaatatttttggaatttcgcgctctgccttttcagtggaatgtgggaggagttccgctagcgtaacccggtgccagacaggttaaggggCTAAAAATGAAGGGAATAGAGAAAAAAGTATCAAT
Coding sequences:
- the LOC129851442 gene encoding probable serine/threonine-protein kinase kinX, whose product is MTKRKSKTAANFKPEREDNSFLIESHPVSESRGRVNQVALPCMLFLMVAIGGASAGWFCLQQQQSIDQLSETFRDMQIRITKFQQQMGMRDAQMSSGGLIEERILALEAAQKQAQQKAEVTLTASEQLKSIDLKSQLWALHNEMNTRLAEFQQVAISSAALQAMMKNKSDDFDSVKESVAAVSSSNSALAVGLARMTSTVDNVKSRLDGQVSTVDSLTSQLEGQVTEQRELREFLSLHRVVLHNNHQEVGEIKELLEERQAKNAQALEQQLQLVTRTLDEQHISSQSLHSHLKKQLEAVHSQLVNGGPLSQEEVDSEAAEASEMAEREHEVTEEEPAEEEVEEDVTEEAVEQEAEEEDITEEAVEQEAEEEDVAEEAVKQEAEEEDVTEEAVEQEGEEENVTEEAVEQEAEEEDVTEEAVKQEAEEEDVTEEAVEQEAEEEDVTEEAVEQEAEEEDVTEKAVKQEAEEENFTEEAVEQEAEEEEMEQEVSVEKEVTEEPEEQLFVVESLEDGVTEVQLEEEEPKDEEEEIDDDNDFPEDWSPEELW